CCACCGTCGGCACGGACTGCTCGGTCGGGAAGATGACCGCCACGCGGGAACTGTACGAGGACGCCCGCGACGCCGGGATGGACGCCGCGTTCGTCGCCACCGGCCAGACCGGCATCCTCATCGAGGGCGCGGGCATCCCCGTCGACCGCGTCGTCTCGGACTTCACCGCGGGCGCCGTCGAGCGGATGGTACTGGACGCGGGCGCGGACCACGATTACGTCTTCGTGGAGGGGCAGGCGAGCATCGTCCACCCCGCGTACTCCGGAGTCACCACGAGCATCGTCCACGGGTCGATGCCGGACTACCTCGTGTTGTGCCACGAGCACGGCCGCGACACCGTCCACGGCTACGACCAGGAGATTCCGCCGGTCGCGTCGTTCCCGGAGCGCTACGAGGACTTCGCCGAACCCGTCAGCGACACCGAGTTCGCGGGCGGAATGTTGAACACCCGGAGCGTCGACGACGACGCGGACGCCCGCGAGGCGGTCGCTGACTTCGCGGACGCCATCGACGCGCCCGCCGACGACCCGGTGCGCTTCGGCACCGAGTCGGTCCTGGAGGTGATTCGATGAACACCGAGTTCGAGCGCCGCGAGTTCGAACTGGAGTACCCCTTTACCATCTCCCGCGGGACACAGGAGACGGCGGCCGCGGTGGTCGTGCGCGTCCACGACGACGACGGCAACACGGGCGTCGGCGCGGCCGGGCCGTCCGCGCACTACGGCGAGACGGCGGGCACCGTCGAAGCCGTCATGCCCGACCTGCTCGACGTGGTCGAACGCGTCGACGACCCCGAGAACCTCGCGCGCATCGAGGCCGGGCTGAAGCAGGTGGTCTACGACAACCCCTCGGCGCGCACCGCCGTCAGCATCGCGTGTCACGACCTCGCCGCGAAGCGCGTCGACCGCCCGCTCTACGAGTACTGGGGGCTCGACCCCGCGAACAGCCTCGAAACGTCCTACACTATCGGCATCGACGACGCGGAGACGATGCGCGAGAAGACTCGAACCGCGGTCGACCGCGGCTACGGCACCCTCAAGG
The nucleotide sequence above comes from Halobacterium litoreum. Encoded proteins:
- a CDS encoding DUF1611 domain-containing protein, which encodes MKVALLAHEQFPDRAKTAVGVLRYADYDVAAVLDRDSAGSRVTDHVPDVQDAPVVASMSDVDEDVDALIIGIAPIGGGFEESWRPDVRAALERGCDVYAGLHYFLAKDDEFADLAAEHGCELWDVRKPPEDLGVADGVADSVDATVVTTVGTDCSVGKMTATRELYEDARDAGMDAAFVATGQTGILIEGAGIPVDRVVSDFTAGAVERMVLDAGADHDYVFVEGQASIVHPAYSGVTTSIVHGSMPDYLVLCHEHGRDTVHGYDQEIPPVASFPERYEDFAEPVSDTEFAGGMLNTRSVDDDADAREAVADFADAIDAPADDPVRFGTESVLEVIR